TTCCACTGCAGGCCCTGGAGGTCGGCGAGCGCGCGTCCCCCGACGACGCGCTCGTTCATGTAGCGGATGGCGTGCTCCAGCGCGCCCTGCGCGGCGCCGAGGCACATGGCGGCGTTGCCGCATCGCTCGTGGTTGAGGTGCGAGAGCAGGACCTTGAACGCTTCGCTGCTCCCGGGCTCGCCGACGAGCAGCACGTCGTCGGGGGTGACGGCCACCTCGTCGAATGCCAGCTCTGCCTCCGCGCATCCGCGCAGGCCCATCTTCTTGTGGATGCTGGTGACCGACACACCGGGCGCGGTGAGGTCGACGACGACCGCGCCGATGCCCTTGGCGCCGTCGCCGCCGGGGAACCGCGTCCACACGAGGCACGCGGCCGCGTGGTGACCGCCGGTCACGTAGTTCTTGTAGGCGCTGAGCTTCCATCCACCGTGGCCGTCGTCGACGAGGCTGGCGCGCATGAGGTTGGCGGCCGAACCCGGCTCGGTGATGCCGATGCAGAACAGGCCCTCGCCCGACGCGGCCAGCGGCAGCCATTTGTCGCGGAGGGCAGGCGAACCCAGGTGCTCGATCGCGCGCGGTGGTCCGTTGAAGATGAGCTGGGCGAGGATCGCACTCGACACGTCGGCCCGGGCGAGCTCCTCGAGCACGATCGCGGCCTCGACGTCTCCCAGGCCCGCCCCGCCCCACTCCTCGCCGACGGTGATCCCGAAAAGAGCCGCCTGCTTCAACGCGTCCCACGACGCCTGCGGGAACTCCTCGGTCTCGTCCCAGTGCTGAGCACGTGGCGCCAGCTCGCGCTCGGCCACCTCGCGCGCGAACTTGCGCAGCGTCGCCTGGTCCTCGGTCTCCGCGAACGGGTCGACACCTGACACGCGGGTCAGCGTACCTTCGGGCGCCGCGCGCGGGGTTCGGGCGCGTGCAGACTGCGGCGTGGCGAGCGACCGTCGCACGAGCGATCCCGCGCCCCGCCTCGACTACCGGGTTGTCCTGCACGACGGCATCTGGGCACCGGCGCGCGTCGACGCGGCCTACGACGCATGCCCGCGCGTGGGGGACGGGGGCGGGCACGGTGTCGAGCGGTGATCTCGGCGCCGGCCGCTAGCGTGACGGCCGTGTCAGGTTCGAACATCCCGGCGCCCGGGGAGGCACCGCTGCCCGCCGCGAACGCAGCCGCGCTCCTGCGACGCAACGCGTCCGATCCACAGATCGGACATCGGCCGGCAGTGCGCTTCGGTGACCAGATGTGGACCCACGCCGAGTACCTCGTCGAGTCGTGCCGCTGGGCGCAGCTGTTCCTCGCCCGCCGGGTCGAGGGCCGGCCGTTCCACGTCGCGGTGTTGCTCGACAACACCCCGGACTACCTCTTCGCCCTCGGCGGGGCCGGGCTCGCAGGTGCGACGGTCGTCGGACTCAACCACACCCGGCGGGGTGAGCAGCTCCTGCGCGACCTCGTGCACACCGACGTCGGGCTGATCGTCACCGAGCCCCGCCACCAGCAGCTGCTCGAGCCCGTCGTGGACCGTCTCGCGTGGGGTGACGGCCGGGTGCTCGTGTCCGGCCGCTTCGCGGATGACGAAGACCCCCCACTCTCGATCGGTGATCCGCTCGAGCCCGCGCTGGCAGCCGTGGGCGGCGACGATCCGGGCCTCGCACCCGACGTCGACAGCCTCTGGGCGCTCATCTTCACGTCGGGCACGTCCGACGCGCCGAAGGCCGTGCGTTGCTCGCAGCGCCGCATCCTGGTCACCGGCAACCGCATGGGGATCATCATGGACATCGGGCCCGACGACGTGGGGTACGTCGCGATGCCGTTGTTCCACTCCAACGCGGTCATGGTCGGGTGGGCGCCGTCGATCGTCTACGGAGCGTCGATCGGGCTGGCTCGGCGCTTCACCGCGTCGGGCTGGCTGGCCGACGTGCGTCACTACGGTGCCACCTGGTTCAACTACACCGGCAAGCCGCTC
The Actinomycetota bacterium DNA segment above includes these coding regions:
- a CDS encoding acyl-CoA synthetase (activates fatty acids by binding to coenzyme A), whose amino-acid sequence is MPARGGRGRARCRAVISAPAASVTAVSGSNIPAPGEAPLPAANAAALLRRNASDPQIGHRPAVRFGDQMWTHAEYLVESCRWAQLFLARRVEGRPFHVAVLLDNTPDYLFALGGAGLAGATVVGLNHTRRGEQLLRDLVHTDVGLIVTEPRHQQLLEPVVDRLAWGDGRVLVSGRFADDEDPPLSIGDPLEPALAAVGGDDPGLAPDVDSLWALIFTSGTSDAPKAVRCSQRRILVTGNRMGIIMDIGPDDVGYVAMPLFHSNAVMVGWAPSIVYGASIGLARRFTASGWLADVRHYGATWFNYTGKPLSYVLATPARPDDADNPLRVAFGNEGSPQVVDGFARRFGVQVIDAFGATEGGIAVNRTDNPPPGALGVAGTSVKVVDDDGNERAPARFDGDGALLNAEECVGEIVNTAGAGPFEGYYNNDEANARSTRNGWYWSGDLGYLDDRRNLYFAGRTAEWIRVDGENFPAGPIEAAVARHPDVVVAAVYGVPDEQAGDQVMVALVLRDGAVFDPVAFARFVDGQPDLGPKWRPRYVRVGRVLPQTATNKVLKRTLVHEKFRGDRVGADDLWVRERGADAYRRFAPDDEAALRKRFEAAGRTRFWDL
- a CDS encoding butyryl-CoA dehydrogenase, whose translation is MRRSLATPQSARARTPRAAPEGTLTRVSGVDPFAETEDQATLRKFAREVAERELAPRAQHWDETEEFPQASWDALKQAALFGITVGEEWGGAGLGDVEAAIVLEELARADVSSAILAQLIFNGPPRAIEHLGSPALRDKWLPLAASGEGLFCIGITEPGSAANLMRASLVDDGHGGWKLSAYKNYVTGGHHAAACLVWTRFPGGDGAKGIGAVVVDLTAPGVSVTSIHKKMGLRGCAEAELAFDEVAVTPDDVLLVGEPGSSEAFKVLLSHLNHERCGNAAMCLGAAQGALEHAIRYMNERVVGGRALADLQGLQWKIADMAMQLEGARLLLYRAVALAGPHGTPPALETAMAKAASNLAAKVVCDEAIQLLGGYGYSREYPVERMYRDIRGLCIGAGTVEVQRNYIGANLLRGRTPAGGVWRNPLT